The proteins below are encoded in one region of Colletotrichum lupini chromosome 5, complete sequence:
- a CDS encoding AreB protein, whose product MATIQQGPMLGVTPSMTQGLKSSTEHVEHVEHVEDKASLIQKTSLLGLKNIETEAYVVDKLNANFELVLLVSLLQGTIDSITGHTDIVTQQGGLPFVEFPAIFGHEGAGVVRDIGRDVKIKDLAIGDAVLLSFNHCGSCKTCTSGHSALCPESSMININSVRVSDRSTPARLASDGRAVRSQFFGQSSFCKMSVVNEKSVVRCPPSAVEHMGVYAPLGCGLQTGAGTVMNVVKPGKEDSIIIFGLGSVGLAALMATHYLETGQIIAVDIVPVGLEV is encoded by the exons ATGGCTACTATTCAACAAGGACCTATGCTGGGGGTGACCCCAAGCATGACTCAAGGTCTAAAGTCGTCGACCGAGCATGTTGAACATGTCGAGCACGTGGAAGACAAAGCTTCTTTGATCCAAAAGACAAGTTTGCTAGGGTTGAAAAATATTGAGACAGAAGCATATGTGGTGGACAAGTTGAACGCTAACTTTGAGCTGGTTCtattggtatccctattacagggta CCATTGACAGTATCACAGGCCATACCGATATAGTAACACAACAGGGCGGTCTTCCCTTCGTTGAGTTTCCTGCCATTTTCGGTCACGAAGGAGCTGGTGTAGTCCGCGACATTGGAAGAGACGTCAAGATCAAGGACCTGGCCATTGGTGACGCAGTTCTCCTCTCCTTCAATCATTGTGGATCATGCAAGACCTGTACGAGCGGTCATTCTGCACTCTGCCCAGAATCGTCAATGATCAACATCAATTCCGTACGGGTAAGCGACCGCAGCACACCAGCTCGGCTGGCTTCCGATGGCCGTGCTGTCCGGAGTCAATTCTTTGGGCAGTCCTCATTCTGCAAAATGTCTGTCGTCAACGAGAAATCAGTGGTCCGGTGCCCACCGTCGGCGGTAGAGCACATGGGTGTCTATGCCCCACTCGGATGCGGACTCCAGACCGGCGCCGGAACGGTCATGAACGTCGTCAAGCCGGGCAAAGAAGACTCCATCATCATTTTCGGACTCGGAAGTGTGGGTCTTGCGGCGTTGATGGCTACACACTACCTCGAAACCGGGCAGATCATTGCCGTCGATATTGTtcctgtcggattagaagtctaa